One genomic window of Halanaerobium saccharolyticum subsp. saccharolyticum DSM 6643 includes the following:
- a CDS encoding sensor histidine kinase: protein MFNNLFKKLFNKIGIHTIRTKLIISFLVIGLLPILLFGLLSFNIYRGAINDRISDYSQEMVNRMERDLEDYINEIETFLSREQDFYINQFIKLTQANDFRNNRKYAFRIWEDFNNLKQMKPGLEDIAITFQDGSRISSYGTFNIDIEDFKSRMYSNLSGEIFFTPPYKNYFQQEVITIVSSYYPEIAEENVLISADIDLDVLANLTDFNLGEKSYFLIADRNGDIIYHPDQNLIGERSLLYNAGFPDRKISLNSEQYILTSTFSRATGWYIISMASADEVEAELNYITELTVYMTVIILILIILLTLYLSSSLSKPIQKLQELTHRASENDLSVKIDISGDDEIAELGKSFNKMIRRINKLMEQNVREQKLLRQLEMQSLDNQIKPHFIYNTLDLIIGLLENKDFDRATHMVEALGKFFRLSLSHGKEMVLIRNEIKHVKNYLFIQQFRHGEEYEYIIDIEDFEIMDKHIPKLILQPIVENSIYHGLLPAEKKGLIIVKGYRQNKNIYFKIVDNGVGIAEVKVEDINKILSGELRTDDQQKYFGLRNVDQRLKLMYGGSSGLKVESVEGEKTIVTIRIDQRGGK from the coding sequence ATGTTTAATAATCTTTTTAAAAAATTATTTAATAAAATAGGAATTCATACAATTAGAACTAAATTAATAATATCCTTTTTGGTTATTGGTCTGCTGCCAATTTTATTATTTGGGCTGCTTTCTTTTAATATTTATCGGGGAGCAATAAATGATCGGATTAGTGATTATTCTCAAGAAATGGTAAATAGGATGGAAAGAGATCTGGAGGATTATATTAATGAAATAGAAACATTTTTAAGTAGAGAACAGGATTTTTATATAAATCAGTTTATAAAATTAACTCAAGCCAATGATTTCCGGAATAACAGGAAATATGCTTTTAGAATCTGGGAAGATTTTAATAATTTAAAACAGATGAAACCCGGCTTGGAGGATATAGCTATTACTTTTCAGGATGGAAGTAGAATCAGCAGTTATGGGACTTTTAATATTGATATTGAAGATTTTAAAAGTAGAATGTATTCAAACTTGAGTGGAGAAATATTTTTTACTCCTCCTTATAAAAATTATTTTCAGCAGGAAGTAATTACAATTGTCAGTTCATATTATCCAGAAATTGCAGAAGAAAATGTTTTGATTTCTGCAGATATTGATCTTGATGTACTGGCAAATTTAACTGATTTTAATTTGGGTGAAAAAAGTTACTTTTTAATAGCTGATAGAAACGGGGATATTATCTATCATCCAGATCAAAATTTGATAGGAGAGAGGAGTCTTTTGTATAATGCTGGTTTTCCTGATCGTAAGATTAGTTTAAATAGCGAACAATATATACTTACCTCCACTTTTTCTCGTGCTACAGGCTGGTATATAATTAGTATGGCTTCTGCTGATGAGGTTGAAGCCGAATTAAATTACATTACTGAACTGACAGTTTATATGACTGTAATTATCTTAATCTTAATTATTTTACTGACCTTATATTTATCGTCATCTTTATCAAAGCCGATACAGAAACTACAGGAATTAACTCATCGAGCTTCTGAAAATGATCTGTCAGTCAAGATAGATATCAGTGGTGATGATGAGATTGCAGAATTAGGAAAAAGTTTTAATAAGATGATCAGACGTATAAACAAATTAATGGAGCAGAATGTGAGGGAACAGAAACTTTTAAGACAGCTTGAGATGCAGAGTCTGGATAATCAGATTAAGCCTCATTTTATTTATAACACCTTGGATTTGATAATTGGACTTTTAGAAAATAAAGATTTTGATAGGGCTACTCATATGGTTGAAGCTCTTGGTAAATTTTTTCGTTTGAGTTTAAGCCATGGTAAGGAAATGGTACTGATTAGAAATGAAATCAAACATGTTAAAAATTATCTTTTTATTCAGCAGTTTAGACATGGAGAAGAATATGAATATATTATTGATATAGAAGATTTTGAAATAATGGATAAGCATATTCCAAAATTAATACTGCAGCCGATAGTGGAAAATTCAATTTATCATGGCCTGCTGCCTGCAGAAAAAAAAGGATTGATCATTGTTAAAGGTTACAGACAAAATAAAAATATTTATTTTAAAATTGTAGATAATGGAGTTGGAATTGCAGAAGTTAAAGTTGAAGATATCAATAAAATTTTAAGCGGCGAGTTGAGAACTGATGATCAACAAAAATATTTTGGTTTGCGCAATGTTGACCAACGTTTAAAACTGATGTACGGTGGTAGTTCTGGCCTAAAAGTAGAGAGTGTCGAAGGTGAAAAAACAATTGTTACTATCAGGATTGATCAGCGGGGAGGAAAATGA